Genomic DNA from Sporomusaceae bacterium FL31:
GCAATTTAAACCAACTGAAAACAGGACGCCTTTCCATCGGCGCCAACAATGTGTTTGCGTCCTTTATTCTTCCGGCAATCATCACAAAATTCACCAATAAATATCCTTCCATTAAAGTGAATCTAGTTGAAGCCAATAGTGCCCATTTAGAAGATCAGTTATTCTCAGGCGCACTTGACTTTGTAATTGATAATTACCCCCTGAATGAAACAATCTATGAAAAACACTTATTCTGCCGCGAATGTCTTATTCTTGCCGTTCCTCAAAATTTTTCCTCAAATAGTCTCGCCCAAGAATATCAGTTATCAATAGACGACATCCATCAAAGAATGCACCTACTGCCAGATACAAAGCCTGTCCCCTTATCAGTATTTGCTAATGATCCATTTATTTTTTTAAGATCCGGAAATGATACGCGAATGCGTTCAGACAAAATTTTTCAAGAAAACGGCATGACACCAAAAATCATTTTAGAATTGGACCAATTGGCTACAGCTTATCATGTTGCGTGTTACGGCATGGGGATTACTATCATTAGTGATACTTTAGCTCAAAAAGCAAACTTTGAATCAAATATGCTATATTACAAAATCAATAGCACTCATTCATTCCGAAATGTATTCTTCTACAATAAACAAAATAAATATATCACCAAAGCCATGGAAGAATTCATAAAAATAGCACAAAACAAATAAGCAAACTAAGATGGTGTTTCCCAGTCTCTATTATTTTCTCTATCCATGCACTTGTGATTAAAATTGTCGAAAGGCAGGATTTTAGCGCTTACAGCATCGAAATGAAATAGAACTTATTGGTGATATTCCGACTGATACATGAACCGGTTTATTTCAGGACTAGAATATCTACTGACTTTTCAACACATATTTTAAATACTTCAATCTATGAAGAAGAAGGAGCAAACACGATGAACTACAAAGAATTACTAGAAAATGCACGCACCGGTATCGGCAGTTATTGCAAAGCATGTCCTGTCTGTAATGGGATTGCCTGTAGAAACAGCATCCCAGGGCCAGGTGCAAAAGGTGTTGGGGACAATGCCATCCGCAACTATCAGAAGTGGCAGGAAATTCGCGTAAATATGGATACTATTTGCGAGAATAAACCGGTAGACACCACTTTAGAATTATTTGGCCAAACCTTTAAATATCCGTTTTTCGCAGCACCAGTTGGTGCGGTAAATATGCACTATGGTGATCGACTTAATGATATGCTTTATAATGACATTCTGGTTTCCGCCTGCATGGAAAATGGAATCGCTGCGTTTACCGGTGACGGTGTAGATCCGAAAGTCATGGAGGGCGCAACTGCTGCTATTGCTAAGGCTAATGGTTGCGGTGTGCCTACCGTTAAGCCATGGAATATGGGGATCATCACCGAAAAATTGGATCTAGTGCGTAAGGCAGGTGCTTTTGCGGTTGCCATGGATATCGACGCTGCCGGATTGCCTTTCTTAAAAAACATGACACCTCCAGCGGGCAGCAAATCGGTTGATGAACTTCGCCGCATTGCTGAAATTGCCGGTATTCCCTTTATCGTGAAAGGAATCATGAGCACAAAGGGTGCGCTGAAAGCAAAAGCAGCAGGCGCCTCCGCTATTGTTGTCTCCAATCATGGCGGCAGAGTACTAGATCAATGCCCGTCAACCGCGGAAGTACTGCCAGAAATCGCTGAAGCTGCCGGAAGCCAGCTGAAAATTCTTGTCGATGGCGGTATCCGCTCTGGCACAGATATTTTTAAAGCTCTTGCACTTGGTGCTGACGGTGTTCTAATCTGTCGTCCATTCGTTACCGCTGTTTATGGCGGCGAAAAAGCTGGCGTTAAAGTTTACATTGAAAAACTGGCTGAAGAATTAAAGGATACGATGGCAATGTGCGGAGCATTTAGCCTGAATGAAATTACAAAGGATATGGTACGTATCTAACTACAGTTAAGTAAGGCAATATTCTATCCAATTTGGCACGTTCTTTGTATAATTTAATACTCGGCTAATAAAATACCTCAACCACGCTTTTGCACGGTTGAGGTTATTTTATTAGATCATCATGATTTAATTTTTGTATCGGACAAATTGTTTCAATAGCAATTTATAGAACCTTTTTTTATGCAGTGGTATAATGATTTTATTTATACTACTTAAAAATAACAAGGTATTCCTTACACATTAAAAAATCATAAAGGAATGTAACATCATGGAGAAATCAAAGCTTATTGAAATGATAAAGAATAATCCTTATGCCCTATCGTATATTGATAACCCTACAGACGAGATGAAGCTATTGGCGATTAGAAAAAATGGCCTTGCGATCCAGTATATTGATCATCCAACTAGCGAGATGCAAGAATTAGCGATAGCCAATAATGCGCGAGCCATTCAATTTATCAATAATCCGACAGAAGCTATGATGATTAAAGCGATACATGATGGCTGGAATAACTTAGAATATATTAAAAACCCATCAGATGAGTTAATTAAGCTAGCTATCAGTCAAGCTGGATGGGCGATTAAATATGTGCAGAACCCAAATGAGGAATTGCAATTATTAGCTGTAAGAAAGAATTACGACTCAATCAAGTTTATCCAAGAACCTTACGAAAGTGTCCAAGAAGAAGCTGTAACAATCAGTTATGAGGCATTAAGATATATCCATTCGCCTACCCATAAGGCTGAGCTTATTGCTATCAAGAACAACGATCAGGCCATTCGGCTCATCAATGATTTGGATAAAAATAAACTGCTGGAATTTTTGAAAGTAAATATTTTAGTAATTAAATATGTTATGAAAGAAGTAGAACTATCGAAAGATGATTTAGAACAAGTGCTAAAGGAAGCACTATCCAATGAAGCTGTTGAAGAAAAATATGTCAGAGATTATTTGAATTTTAGTACTATCGATAAAAACAGTGACATTCTACCAATGGATAAGATCATGTTTATTGATAAATATGGCAGTAAAAAAGCAAAAAAAATAGCTGTCGATGAAAAGCTAACGCTAAAGTAGGTGGGAGAACTCATGAATTTTAACGATACATTGAAAAGTGTTGATTTAGTGCTCGCTACTGGGGAAGTACCTTTGATTGTCGGAGAAACTGGAATCGGAAAAACAGCTTTAGCCAAGCAGCTTGCTCATGAAAACAATTGGAGTTTAATTATTATTGATGGCAATCTCCTTAAAGAAGGCGAAATAGGTGGTCTGCCAACAATAGAGTCTTATACAAGAGTGAACCATCACGGAAATAAAGTGGAGAAGAAAACTACCGTATATGCCGTTCATAATAAATTAAGGGAAATTGATGAAGAGATCGCGAATGGAAAAACCGTGCTTTTATTTATCGATGAGATTAATCGTTGTGAACATACCGTACAACAGGAACTGATGAATTTGATATTAAATAGAGAAATTAATGGCTATAAGCTGCATGAGAAAGTAAAAATTGTCGCTGCCATGAATCCATCCAGTAAATATGGTTCG
This window encodes:
- a CDS encoding LysR family transcriptional regulator → MFKGKEYIYEVYKEKSFSKAAQNLYISQPALSAAIKKIEKRLGCSIFDRSSSPVQLTEAGTEYVKSIEKIIDIENRFENYLSNLNQLKTGRLSIGANNVFASFILPAIITKFTNKYPSIKVNLVEANSAHLEDQLFSGALDFVIDNYPLNETIYEKHLFCRECLILAVPQNFSSNSLAQEYQLSIDDIHQRMHLLPDTKPVPLSVFANDPFIFLRSGNDTRMRSDKIFQENGMTPKIILELDQLATAYHVACYGMGITIISDTLAQKANFESNMLYYKINSTHSFRNVFFYNKQNKYITKAMEEFIKIAQNK
- a CDS encoding dehydrogenase, FMN-dependent, whose product is MNYKELLENARTGIGSYCKACPVCNGIACRNSIPGPGAKGVGDNAIRNYQKWQEIRVNMDTICENKPVDTTLELFGQTFKYPFFAAPVGAVNMHYGDRLNDMLYNDILVSACMENGIAAFTGDGVDPKVMEGATAAIAKANGCGVPTVKPWNMGIITEKLDLVRKAGAFAVAMDIDAAGLPFLKNMTPPAGSKSVDELRRIAEIAGIPFIVKGIMSTKGALKAKAAGASAIVVSNHGGRVLDQCPSTAEVLPEIAEAAGSQLKILVDGGIRSGTDIFKALALGADGVLICRPFVTAVYGGEKAGVKVYIEKLAEELKDTMAMCGAFSLNEITKDMVRI